The Psychrosphaera ytuae genome includes a region encoding these proteins:
- the mutH gene encoding DNA mismatch repair endonuclease MutH, giving the protein MNLPKPPKTIEELQDRIDAMAGLTLGELADELGVEVPENLLVEKGWSGQLLEAYLGASAGNLPEPDFQELGIELKTVPINQLGKPLETTFVSVAPLMMPAGQEWRDSVVYKKLSHVLWVPIIAERQIPIPNRTVAMPFLWKMDEVTEQVLKADWLELTDLIVLGHHDKITAKHGQLLQLRPKAADSSVRTDAIGADGAPTKAPPKGFYLRTQFTQSLFKQQFQLD; this is encoded by the coding sequence ATGAATTTACCCAAACCGCCTAAAACTATTGAAGAATTACAAGATCGAATTGATGCGATGGCCGGCCTTACCCTAGGTGAGCTCGCTGACGAACTCGGTGTCGAAGTACCCGAAAACTTGTTAGTAGAAAAAGGTTGGAGCGGTCAGTTGCTCGAAGCGTATTTAGGGGCAAGTGCAGGCAATTTGCCCGAGCCAGATTTTCAAGAATTAGGTATTGAGTTAAAAACGGTTCCGATTAATCAGCTTGGTAAACCTCTTGAGACTACGTTTGTCTCAGTCGCACCACTGATGATGCCTGCAGGCCAAGAGTGGCGAGACAGTGTCGTTTATAAAAAACTAAGTCATGTGTTATGGGTGCCGATTATTGCTGAGCGTCAGATTCCTATCCCTAATCGCACTGTTGCGATGCCATTTTTGTGGAAAATGGATGAAGTCACAGAACAAGTTCTTAAAGCCGATTGGTTAGAGCTCACAGACCTTATTGTGTTAGGACATCACGATAAAATCACTGCAAAGCATGGCCAATTGTTACAACTTCGGCCTAAAGCAGCCGACAGCTCAGTACGAACTGATGCAATTGGCGCAGACGGCGCACCTACCAAAGCCCCACCTAAAGGCTTTTATCTACGTACTCAATTTACGCAATCACTGTTTAAGCAACAATTTCAATTGGATTAA
- a CDS encoding DUF1415 domain-containing protein: protein MTQPTSFTLEQAKIEQAIYQWLDSVVIGLNLCPFAKKPRAQNQIRLSIATSADTNTLLDLFIEEMTLLANTPAAETDTTLFAIPVGLEQFDDYLGFLDVCQMTLENFGYEGKFQLASFHPNYQFDGTEVNDRENYTNRSPVPIIHLIREDSMSRVLKQYPNSEAIPERNIEVVESLTEQQMKTLFNGQ from the coding sequence GTGACTCAGCCTACATCATTTACACTCGAGCAAGCAAAAATAGAACAAGCGATTTACCAATGGTTGGACTCGGTCGTGATTGGGCTAAACCTATGCCCGTTTGCCAAAAAGCCACGTGCTCAAAATCAAATTAGATTAAGCATCGCGACAAGCGCAGACACGAATACACTGCTTGATTTATTCATCGAAGAAATGACCTTATTAGCAAACACACCTGCAGCCGAAACAGACACAACCTTATTCGCCATCCCAGTAGGTCTTGAGCAGTTTGATGACTATCTTGGCTTTTTGGATGTCTGCCAAATGACACTAGAAAACTTCGGTTACGAGGGCAAATTTCAGTTAGCCAGCTTTCATCCCAATTATCAATTTGATGGCACCGAAGTTAATGATCGAGAGAACTACACTAACCGTTCGCCAGTACCCATTATTCATTTGATTAGAGAAGACTCTATGAGCCGAGTACTTAAACAGTATCCAAACTCAGAAGCGATACCTGAGAGAAATATCGAAGTGGTAGAGTCACTCACAGAGCAACAAATGAAAACTCTGTTTAACGGTCAATAA
- a CDS encoding thymidylate synthase, with the protein MRQYLDLCRRIIDEGEWVENERTGKRCLTVINAELTYDVANNKFPLITTRKSFWKAAIAELLGYLRGYDNAADFRAIGCNTWNANANENQAWLNNPHRKGEDDMGRVYGVQGRKWAKPDGGHVDQLKKIIDDLKKGIDDRGEILSFYNPGEFHMGCLRPCMHTHTFSLLGDTLYLTSYQRSCDVPLGLNFNQVQCFVLLALVAQITGHKPGKAYHKIVNAHIYEDQLELMRDVQLKREPFEPPQLKINPDIKSLEDIETWVTLDDFEVVGYQHHEAIQYPFSV; encoded by the coding sequence ATGAGACAGTATTTAGATTTGTGTCGTCGCATTATTGACGAAGGTGAATGGGTTGAAAACGAACGTACTGGTAAGCGTTGCTTAACGGTCATCAATGCCGAGTTAACCTATGATGTAGCCAATAATAAGTTTCCTCTTATCACAACGCGAAAAAGCTTTTGGAAAGCAGCTATTGCTGAATTATTAGGTTACTTACGTGGTTATGATAACGCCGCCGATTTTCGTGCGATAGGTTGTAATACTTGGAATGCTAATGCCAACGAAAACCAGGCTTGGCTTAACAACCCTCACCGCAAAGGTGAGGATGACATGGGACGTGTTTACGGTGTTCAAGGTCGTAAGTGGGCCAAACCAGATGGCGGTCATGTAGACCAACTTAAAAAAATCATCGATGACTTAAAAAAGGGCATCGATGACCGTGGCGAAATCCTCTCTTTTTACAACCCGGGCGAGTTTCATATGGGGTGTTTACGTCCTTGTATGCACACTCATACTTTTTCATTGTTAGGTGACACCTTGTACCTGACCAGTTATCAGCGTTCTTGTGACGTTCCGTTAGGGCTGAACTTTAACCAAGTGCAGTGTTTTGTTTTATTGGCACTGGTTGCACAGATAACTGGGCATAAGCCGGGTAAGGCATATCACAAAATAGTCAATGCTCACATTTATGAAGATCAGCTAGAGCTAATGCGTGATGTTCAGCTTAAACGCGAACCGTTTGAGCCACCACAACTTAAAATTAACCCTGATATTAAGTCATTAGAAGATATAGAGACTTGGGTTACTCTAGATGACTTTGAGGTTGTTGGGTATCAACACCATGAAGCGATTCAATATCCTTTTTCGGTGTAA
- the lgt gene encoding prolipoprotein diacylglyceryl transferase — MFSIGPLSVHWYGMMYLVGLGCAYFLAMREVKAGRSPFTEQQVSDLLFYGFMGAVLGGRLGYVFFYQFERFVEDPMYLFMITQGGMSFHGGLLGVLTVLLIISRKTKLSFLQIGDFVAPLVPIGLGAGRLGNFINGELWGRTTDVPWGIVFPTGGPLPRHPSQLYEFFLEGLVLFGILYWFSRKPRQVGAASGIFLLGYGSFRFIVEYFRQPDDHLGLLTLGMSMGQWLSLPMAIAGGVLMVWALKTQPKGINGKLEQAAA, encoded by the coding sequence ATGTTTTCTATTGGGCCCTTGTCGGTACATTGGTACGGAATGATGTACTTAGTCGGGTTGGGCTGTGCATATTTTTTAGCGATGCGAGAGGTCAAAGCTGGACGTTCGCCATTTACAGAACAACAAGTCAGTGACCTATTGTTTTACGGCTTCATGGGCGCCGTTTTAGGCGGGCGATTAGGGTATGTGTTCTTTTATCAATTCGAACGATTTGTCGAAGACCCTATGTACTTATTTATGATCACTCAAGGTGGTATGTCGTTCCACGGCGGTTTGTTGGGTGTTTTGACGGTTTTGTTAATAATAAGTCGAAAGACCAAATTAAGCTTTTTACAAATCGGTGACTTTGTTGCTCCATTAGTACCAATTGGTCTGGGAGCAGGGCGTTTGGGCAACTTTATCAATGGTGAACTGTGGGGACGTACGACTGACGTACCATGGGGAATTGTGTTTCCAACTGGTGGGCCTTTACCTCGTCACCCGTCTCAGCTCTATGAGTTTTTCTTAGAAGGGTTAGTGTTGTTCGGTATTTTGTATTGGTTTAGTCGCAAGCCTCGCCAAGTCGGTGCTGCAAGTGGAATATTCTTATTGGGTTATGGTTCGTTCCGATTTATCGTTGAATACTTCAGACAACCTGATGATCATTTGGGGCTATTAACTTTAGGCATGTCTATGGGACAATGGCTGTCGCTACCAATGGCCATTGCCGGAGGAGTATTGATGGTTTGGGCGCTGAAAACTCAGCCTAAAGGTATCAACGGAAAATTAGAACAAGCAGCAGCGTAG
- the ptsP gene encoding phosphoenolpyruvate--protein phosphotransferase, producing MLNDLRRITHNFVQEPNLELALGNLVSDIKACLNTDVCSIYLVEDKQRLLKLQASDGLNPKAVGKTVMRFDEGLTGWVAERGEPIKVHNATNHPRFKQFTDIEEDVYSGFLGVPIMHRRQVLGVISIQQTESRHFEQQEEAFLVTLSAQLASTFANVSIRLRNVGQDSAVDHSGLVLQGVSGASGIGIGHSYLVQTKIEFSDVSLKKVAAPEPEKARYFNAVEKTKADIIQMTQRMAEQLPKDALAIFDVYQQLLDAASLGNEIVDKINQGWCAVSALKIVSEHYVAEFEKMEDPYIRERAVDVKDLSRRLLEYLTVQQGVKPTVPHSAIVIAEEVTASMLAEIPREQIKGIVSLKGAENSHAAIMARALGIPAVMGLRDVPLLSLDDTDIIVDGYSGQVFITPNETIVEEYKKLESEDIAFTDLLKREADEFAQTLCGHRVSLYINSGMGFDSDIAEQQHIEGIGLYRTEYLFMMRQRFPSESEQQSFYQQVLADFEGKPVVMRTLDVGGDKQLPYFPIVEENPFLGWRGIRLTLDHPEIFLVQVRAMIKANLMTNNLHIMLPMICDVGEVDEANRLINQAFNEVRIEVLEADPNAKLIKPKVGIMIEVPSMLFQLDKLKGKVDFCSIGTNDLTQYLLAVDRNNDKVASLYDSYHPTVLAAIKRIADMTKDAGIPCSVCGELAGDPGGAMLLTGMGFTQLSMNTQNVLRVKWVLKKAQLECLEQLVEDVLHCNRPDQVKFRVNRTILNIGAASLLRAGK from the coding sequence ATGTTAAATGACCTTAGACGTATCACCCATAACTTTGTACAGGAGCCAAATCTTGAGTTGGCCCTTGGCAATTTGGTAAGTGACATAAAGGCTTGTTTAAATACCGATGTTTGCTCTATCTATCTCGTTGAGGACAAACAAAGACTCCTCAAGCTCCAAGCTTCTGACGGGTTAAACCCCAAAGCCGTTGGCAAGACGGTAATGCGTTTTGACGAAGGCTTAACTGGGTGGGTCGCCGAACGTGGCGAGCCCATCAAAGTTCACAATGCGACCAATCACCCTAGATTTAAACAATTTACCGACATAGAAGAAGACGTTTATTCAGGTTTCCTCGGTGTGCCGATCATGCATCGACGGCAAGTACTTGGGGTGATATCGATTCAACAAACCGAATCTCGTCATTTTGAACAGCAAGAAGAAGCGTTTCTGGTTACTTTGAGTGCCCAGTTGGCTTCTACTTTTGCCAACGTCAGTATTCGTCTTCGCAATGTTGGACAAGACTCTGCCGTTGATCATTCTGGTTTGGTTTTACAAGGTGTATCGGGTGCGAGCGGTATTGGTATTGGTCATTCTTATTTAGTCCAAACCAAAATTGAATTTTCTGATGTGTCGCTCAAAAAGGTAGCGGCGCCAGAACCTGAAAAAGCTCGCTATTTTAATGCGGTCGAAAAAACCAAAGCCGACATTATTCAAATGACTCAGCGTATGGCTGAGCAGTTACCCAAAGATGCATTAGCGATTTTTGATGTGTATCAGCAACTTCTTGATGCGGCGAGTTTAGGCAATGAAATCGTCGACAAAATCAATCAAGGTTGGTGCGCAGTATCAGCGCTAAAAATTGTCTCTGAACATTACGTCGCCGAATTCGAAAAAATGGAAGACCCTTACATTCGCGAACGCGCAGTGGATGTAAAAGACTTAAGTCGACGTTTGCTCGAGTATTTAACGGTTCAGCAAGGCGTCAAGCCTACCGTTCCTCACTCGGCGATAGTGATTGCCGAAGAAGTTACTGCCTCCATGTTGGCTGAGATCCCGCGAGAACAAATCAAAGGCATAGTTTCACTAAAAGGGGCAGAAAACTCCCACGCTGCAATAATGGCACGTGCACTGGGTATTCCTGCGGTTATGGGCCTTCGTGATGTACCTCTATTGTCCTTGGATGACACTGACATTATCGTTGACGGTTATAGTGGCCAGGTCTTTATTACTCCCAACGAAACCATAGTCGAAGAATACAAAAAGTTAGAGTCGGAAGACATTGCCTTTACTGACCTACTAAAACGAGAAGCAGACGAGTTTGCTCAAACCTTATGCGGTCACAGAGTGTCTTTATACATCAACTCTGGTATGGGGTTTGACAGTGATATTGCCGAGCAACAACACATTGAAGGTATCGGACTTTATCGAACCGAATATTTGTTTATGATGCGTCAGCGTTTTCCGTCAGAGTCTGAACAACAATCGTTTTATCAACAAGTCCTGGCCGACTTTGAAGGTAAGCCAGTAGTAATGCGTACTCTAGATGTTGGTGGTGATAAACAACTGCCTTATTTCCCCATTGTCGAAGAAAATCCATTTTTAGGTTGGCGTGGTATCAGATTAACCTTAGACCACCCTGAGATCTTTTTGGTACAAGTTCGCGCTATGATCAAAGCAAACTTGATGACCAATAATTTGCATATAATGCTGCCAATGATTTGTGACGTCGGTGAAGTGGACGAAGCAAACCGATTGATTAATCAGGCGTTTAACGAAGTCAGAATCGAAGTCCTCGAAGCCGACCCAAATGCCAAATTGATCAAGCCGAAAGTCGGGATCATGATTGAAGTACCGAGTATGTTATTCCAGCTCGATAAACTTAAGGGCAAAGTGGATTTTTGTTCAATTGGTACTAATGATCTGACTCAATACTTGTTAGCCGTCGATAGAAACAACGACAAAGTAGCGTCATTATACGACTCTTATCATCCTACGGTATTGGCTGCGATTAAACGAATCGCTGATATGACTAAAGACGCTGGCATTCCTTGTAGCGTCTGTGGTGAGCTGGCAGGCGATCCAGGTGGTGCTATGCTATTAACAGGGATGGGCTTTACTCAACTTAGTATGAATACGCAAAACGTATTACGAGTAAAGTGGGTACTAAAAAAAGCCCAATTAGAATGCCTCGAACAACTGGTTGAAGACGTACTTCATTGCAACCGTCCTGATCAGGTAAAATTCCGAGTAAATCGAACAATCTTAAACATTGGCGCCGCTAGCTTACTCAGAGCGGGCAAATAA
- the rppH gene encoding RNA pyrophosphohydrolase produces the protein MIDAEGFRPNVGIVICNHKGQVFWARRYGQHSWQYPQGGVDDGETPEQTMYRELEEEVGLKPEDVEILAVSKNWLRYRLPKRLIRRDSMPVCIGQKQKWFLLRLRCKESDVDLLKTSHPEFDDWRWVSYWYPIRNVVSFKRDVYRRVMKEFAPIVMPMGRQQTTKGEFSGHKTSSHRYKRRSQKSHQQRNKQQKQR, from the coding sequence GTGATTGATGCCGAGGGCTTTCGACCCAATGTTGGCATCGTGATTTGCAACCACAAAGGTCAAGTTTTTTGGGCACGCCGATACGGTCAGCACTCCTGGCAGTATCCACAAGGCGGGGTAGACGATGGTGAAACACCAGAACAGACCATGTACCGAGAACTTGAGGAAGAAGTGGGGCTTAAGCCAGAAGACGTAGAGATTTTGGCGGTGAGTAAAAACTGGTTGCGCTACCGACTTCCGAAAAGGCTGATCCGAAGAGACAGCATGCCGGTTTGTATAGGTCAAAAGCAAAAGTGGTTTTTATTGCGCTTGCGATGCAAAGAATCCGATGTAGATTTATTAAAGACGAGTCATCCTGAGTTTGATGACTGGCGTTGGGTTAGTTATTGGTACCCAATTCGCAATGTCGTCTCTTTTAAACGCGATGTATATCGTCGTGTAATGAAAGAGTTTGCTCCCATCGTCATGCCAATGGGAAGGCAACAAACGACCAAAGGTGAGTTTTCTGGTCACAAAACTTCTAGCCACAGATACAAGAGGCGTAGCCAGAAGTCCCATCAGCAAAGGAACAAGCAACAAAAACAACGATAG
- a CDS encoding ASCH domain-containing protein: MKNASVAAMCRDYFQLIDEPERELAHWYFCDNQKDADECAELVLQGVKRATSPSLWWHQSSGEPLAKPGDLNVVTNWQGDAVCIIETVAVNVVPFSEITAEYAFLEGEGDKSLSYWQRVHWDYYHRELEGTGFVPSQTMPIVCEEFRVVFPT, encoded by the coding sequence ATGAAAAACGCGTCAGTTGCGGCCATGTGCCGTGATTATTTTCAGTTAATTGATGAACCTGAGCGTGAGCTTGCCCACTGGTACTTTTGTGATAATCAAAAAGACGCTGATGAGTGTGCAGAGCTGGTACTACAAGGTGTTAAAAGAGCTACATCTCCTTCTTTGTGGTGGCATCAATCCTCTGGCGAGCCACTCGCCAAACCTGGCGATCTCAATGTTGTTACTAATTGGCAAGGAGATGCCGTGTGTATTATTGAAACCGTGGCAGTCAATGTTGTGCCGTTTTCTGAAATTACAGCTGAGTATGCGTTTTTAGAAGGTGAAGGCGATAAGAGTTTAAGCTATTGGCAACGAGTTCATTGGGACTATTATCACCGTGAACTCGAAGGGACAGGGTTTGTACCAAGCCAGACGATGCCAATTGTCTGTGAAGAATTTCGAGTGGTTTTTCCAACTTAA
- the tyrS gene encoding tyrosine--tRNA ligase has translation MTDIKQAFAEIKRGADEILPEQELLEKLESGKPLKIKAGFDPTAPDLHLGHTVLINKLKTFQDLGHEVIFLIGDFTGLIGDPTGKSATRKPLTKEDVLRNAETYKEQVFKILDPAKTTIAFNSEWFDKFGAADMIKLAARQTVARMLERDDFKKRYAGGQSIAIHEFLYPLVQGWDSVALEADVELGGTDQRFNLLMGRELQKEEGQKPQAVLMMPLLEGLDGVQKMSKSLNNYIGITDAPNDMFGKVMSISDELMWRYYDLLSFRPIAEIEGLKAKVAEGANPRDIKIDLAKELIARFHSEDDAEQAHQDFIKRFQKNALPDEIPEMSVSATEAMPIANLLKEAGLVASTSEANRMIKQGAVKLDGKEKVSDAKMMVELGTTQIYQVGKRKFAKVTLG, from the coding sequence ATGACGGATATTAAGCAAGCGTTTGCAGAGATCAAACGCGGCGCAGATGAAATTCTGCCAGAACAAGAGTTATTAGAGAAATTAGAGTCTGGTAAGCCATTGAAAATCAAAGCTGGTTTTGATCCAACGGCACCAGATCTTCACTTAGGTCACACGGTTCTTATCAATAAGTTAAAAACCTTCCAGGACTTAGGTCATGAAGTTATCTTTTTGATTGGTGACTTTACCGGCTTAATCGGTGATCCGACTGGTAAAAGCGCGACTCGTAAGCCATTGACCAAAGAAGATGTGCTGCGCAATGCTGAAACATATAAAGAGCAGGTCTTTAAGATTTTAGACCCAGCCAAAACGACTATCGCTTTCAATTCAGAATGGTTCGATAAGTTTGGCGCTGCCGATATGATCAAACTTGCTGCCCGCCAAACGGTTGCACGTATGTTAGAGCGTGACGACTTTAAAAAGCGTTATGCTGGTGGTCAATCAATTGCAATTCACGAGTTTTTGTACCCGTTGGTTCAAGGTTGGGACTCAGTGGCGCTTGAAGCTGATGTCGAGCTAGGCGGCACTGACCAAAGATTTAACTTGTTAATGGGTCGTGAACTACAAAAAGAAGAAGGTCAAAAACCTCAAGCGGTGTTAATGATGCCACTACTTGAAGGTTTGGATGGCGTTCAAAAGATGTCTAAATCACTGAACAACTATATTGGTATTACTGATGCACCAAACGATATGTTTGGTAAAGTGATGTCGATTTCTGATGAATTGATGTGGCGCTACTACGATTTGTTAAGCTTCCGTCCTATCGCTGAAATCGAAGGACTAAAAGCAAAAGTGGCAGAGGGCGCAAACCCACGCGACATTAAGATTGACTTAGCCAAAGAATTGATTGCACGTTTTCATTCAGAAGATGATGCAGAGCAGGCGCATCAAGATTTCATCAAGCGTTTCCAAAAAAATGCACTACCAGATGAAATACCTGAGATGTCTGTATCAGCGACAGAAGCTATGCCAATTGCTAATCTATTAAAAGAAGCTGGGCTTGTTGCGTCAACATCTGAAGCAAACCGTATGATCAAACAAGGTGCGGTTAAATTAGATGGTAAAGAAAAAGTATCGGATGCCAAAATGATGGTTGAGTTAGGTACAACTCAAATTTATCAAGTAGGTAAGCGTAAATTTGCCAAAGTCACATTGGGCTAA
- a CDS encoding serine hydrolase domain-containing protein, translating into MKKLALPLFTLLIILFAIPPLVLGFNIWHLGHAVKVATSLSAKIACSGHFISGFSESQIRQDLSSYSPVTQLVELDFSKNKRVTANLYGLAETVAEFEPRYGCSVKYKGYNKAQNTDSQTPQSPRFLSDSLASEQSWPQGSARGDIDIKIQQGLDQIRQRDNQQGLQSRAMVVIKDGKLLAESYASGFNNNTLLLGWSMAKSVIAMTAGRAEYLEILNPQQNNLFEIWQDQRKEISVEQLLTMTSGLDFSEDYAPGSDATRMLFTAPSASEVALQSTLAHKPGSHFSYSSGTSNLLARYLVQSFNDKPDSLYAFMDNELLKPLGIKKVFFEPDASGIPIASSYLFATAEDWARLGWLMANQGQINNQRLLSADWVKRATSPNQSENEKAYGYQFWLNRGDDMLRWPQLPKDAYAMMGNRKQFVMIIPSERLVFVRLGWSSGEYPMAENTAELLRLF; encoded by the coding sequence ATGAAAAAGCTCGCTTTGCCTTTATTTACTTTGTTAATTATTTTGTTCGCAATTCCACCACTTGTTTTGGGGTTTAATATCTGGCACCTAGGTCATGCCGTAAAAGTGGCAACTAGCTTAAGTGCAAAGATCGCTTGTAGCGGCCATTTCATTAGTGGGTTTTCGGAATCGCAAATTAGACAGGATTTAAGTTCTTATTCGCCAGTCACTCAGTTAGTCGAATTAGACTTTAGTAAAAACAAACGTGTAACTGCTAACTTATATGGACTTGCAGAGACAGTGGCTGAATTCGAACCGCGTTATGGATGTTCAGTCAAATATAAAGGTTACAACAAAGCTCAAAATACCGATAGTCAAACGCCTCAATCACCGCGCTTTTTAAGTGATAGTTTAGCATCAGAGCAATCGTGGCCCCAAGGTAGTGCCAGAGGTGACATCGACATCAAGATTCAACAAGGACTCGATCAAATACGCCAGCGGGACAATCAACAGGGTCTCCAATCTAGAGCTATGGTGGTGATTAAGGATGGCAAGCTCTTAGCCGAATCTTATGCGTCTGGCTTTAACAACAATACATTATTACTTGGTTGGTCGATGGCCAAAAGTGTCATAGCGATGACCGCGGGGCGAGCTGAATATTTAGAGATACTTAATCCTCAGCAAAATAACTTATTTGAAATATGGCAAGACCAACGAAAAGAAATATCCGTAGAGCAACTACTTACGATGACTAGTGGTTTAGACTTTAGTGAAGATTACGCACCAGGCAGCGATGCGACCCGCATGTTATTCACCGCGCCAAGTGCCTCTGAAGTAGCTCTGCAAAGTACGCTGGCTCACAAGCCTGGCAGTCACTTCTCGTATTCGTCGGGGACAAGTAATTTGCTCGCACGTTACTTAGTTCAATCATTTAACGATAAACCCGATTCACTTTATGCCTTTATGGACAATGAATTATTAAAACCCCTTGGGATTAAAAAGGTATTTTTTGAACCCGATGCCAGTGGTATTCCTATTGCTAGCTCATACCTATTTGCTACCGCAGAAGATTGGGCTCGTCTAGGTTGGCTTATGGCAAACCAGGGGCAAATTAATAACCAGCGCTTGTTGTCAGCCGACTGGGTCAAACGAGCGACATCTCCTAATCAAAGCGAAAACGAAAAGGCCTACGGGTATCAATTTTGGCTCAATAGAGGTGACGACATGTTACGCTGGCCGCAATTGCCGAAAGACGCGTACGCCATGATGGGAAACCGAAAGCAATTTGTGATGATAATCCCATCAGAACGACTAGTGTTTGTCAGATTAGGTTGGAGCAGTGGTGAATATCCAATGGCAGAGAACACTGCAGAATTACTCCGTCTGTTTTGA
- a CDS encoding sulfite exporter TauE/SafE family protein, with product MVEILYFMPFIGIIAGFLSGLLGIGGGIIIIPALLYLLPIIPQVDNSNVALIAIATSLFTICITAFSSGRSHYKQGNVSWSMAKPVVVAVAISAIIASQIAVMLTTAWLTKIFSILLILLAIQMWRGKHDVTCEKKRVTKTQLVGGGVLTGSLASLAGLGGGAILVPYMTYIGVPIRKAIATAAISGVAVALFGSIGYLLAGWQWTDSVYFWGYVHWPSAFTIMAFSYFAAPWGVKAGQKLQQVQLKKVFAVFMMLVSVKLLLEVFQVW from the coding sequence GTGGTAGAAATTCTCTATTTTATGCCGTTTATAGGTATCATCGCTGGCTTTCTTTCCGGATTGTTGGGTATCGGTGGCGGTATTATAATTATCCCTGCCTTATTGTATTTGTTGCCTATCATCCCACAAGTAGATAACTCTAATGTCGCGCTGATCGCGATTGCAACTTCTCTGTTTACCATTTGTATAACCGCTTTTTCTTCTGGGCGCAGTCATTACAAACAAGGTAACGTCAGTTGGTCTATGGCCAAGCCTGTCGTTGTAGCTGTCGCGATTTCTGCCATCATAGCGTCACAAATTGCGGTTATGTTAACCACAGCTTGGCTGACAAAGATCTTTTCTATCTTACTTATTTTGTTAGCAATTCAAATGTGGCGTGGTAAACACGACGTTACCTGTGAGAAAAAAAGGGTAACCAAGACGCAGTTAGTGGGTGGTGGTGTATTGACCGGATCTTTGGCATCGCTGGCGGGACTCGGTGGAGGCGCTATTCTCGTGCCCTACATGACCTATATTGGCGTTCCTATCCGAAAAGCGATAGCAACAGCCGCTATCAGTGGAGTTGCGGTAGCCTTATTTGGCAGCATTGGCTATTTACTGGCTGGGTGGCAATGGACTGATTCTGTTTATTTTTGGGGTTATGTGCATTGGCCATCGGCGTTTACAATTATGGCATTCTCCTATTTTGCTGCACCATGGGGTGTGAAAGCAGGACAAAAATTGCAACAAGTGCAACTTAAAAAGGTATTTGCAGTCTTTATGATGTTGGTATCGGTTAAATTATTATTAGAGGTATTTCAGGTTTGGTAG